From the genome of bacterium, one region includes:
- a CDS encoding glycosyltransferase family 4 protein yields MRIALYHNLPSGGAKRVAYEHCRRLVAAGHEVVVFQPSTAVVGFCELAEVASSAVTLPFDVGAIAGRGPARLRRICTDVGQALGYGRLARLQERLAATIHEQGFDLLYAHHDMVETAPSLLRLVRLPSVYFCQEPCRAVFEAPLAAEGHPPPPAGGFAKMLARTCLGNPTGEALIRFRRVNERVNTLAATMVLANSTYSCESILRAHGCVARRCTLGVDADFFCPAAEPREDFVLSVGGFYGVKGFRFIIRALGRLPADRRPPLVLAGDREAPGEAEQLHALAREHGVALTTHVNVTDEALRSLYRRTRLFLYAPYVEPLGLTPLEAMACGTAVLGVREGGVRETVIEGVNGRLADRDEGQYAAVLQEMLAAPEELQRLGEQGMAGVRDRWTWERSVQELLGFFDEARRLAAGG; encoded by the coding sequence TTGCGCATTGCTCTGTACCACAATCTGCCCAGCGGTGGCGCCAAGCGCGTGGCGTATGAGCATTGCCGACGTCTGGTGGCTGCCGGGCATGAGGTCGTCGTCTTCCAACCCAGTACGGCCGTGGTGGGGTTCTGCGAGCTGGCCGAGGTGGCCAGCAGTGCGGTCACGCTCCCCTTCGACGTCGGGGCGATCGCCGGCCGGGGTCCCGCCAGGCTCCGGCGCATCTGTACCGACGTGGGGCAGGCCCTGGGGTATGGCCGTCTGGCGCGACTGCAGGAGCGACTGGCCGCGACGATCCACGAGCAGGGCTTCGATCTGCTCTACGCCCACCACGACATGGTCGAGACGGCCCCCTCGCTGCTGCGGCTGGTGCGCCTCCCCTCCGTCTACTTCTGCCAGGAGCCCTGCCGGGCTGTGTTCGAGGCGCCCCTGGCGGCGGAGGGCCATCCCCCCCCTCCCGCCGGAGGCTTCGCCAAGATGCTCGCCCGGACGTGCCTGGGCAACCCCACCGGGGAGGCCCTGATCCGCTTCCGGCGGGTCAACGAGCGGGTCAACACCCTCGCGGCGACGATGGTGCTCGCCAACTCGACCTATTCCTGCGAGTCCATCCTGCGCGCCCATGGGTGTGTGGCCCGACGCTGCACGTTGGGGGTGGACGCCGATTTCTTCTGCCCCGCCGCCGAGCCGCGGGAGGACTTCGTGCTCTCCGTGGGCGGGTTCTACGGGGTGAAGGGCTTCCGGTTCATCATCCGGGCGCTGGGGCGGCTGCCGGCCGACCGGCGGCCGCCGCTGGTGCTGGCCGGGGACCGGGAGGCCCCGGGGGAGGCGGAGCAGTTGCACGCCCTGGCGCGGGAGCACGGCGTGGCACTCACGACGCACGTGAACGTGACCGACGAGGCGCTGCGCAGTCTGTACCGGCGCACGCGGCTGTTTCTGTATGCCCCCTACGTCGAGCCGCTGGGGCTGACGCCGCTGGAGGCCATGGCGTGTGGGACGGCCGTGCTGGGCGTACGCGAGGGGGGCGTGCGGGAGACGGTCATCGAGGGCGTCAATGGGCGGCTGGCGGATCGGGACGAGGGTCAGTACGCCGCCGTCTTGCAGGAGATGCTGGCCGCCCCGGAGGAACTGCAGCGCCTCGGGGAGCAGGGCATGGCCGGGGTACGCGACCGCTGGACCTGGGAGCGGTCGGTGCAGGAGTTGCTGGGCTTCTTCGACGAAGCGCGGCGCCTCGCCGCCGGGGGCTAG
- a CDS encoding carbohydrate-binding family 9-like protein — MKRISISLLFVALAVPVLAADSLPINVYPCPRADAAVQLDGKLDDAAWQQAPVVSGFTYFGKETLVPVQTSFRLLWDEQFLYLGVHCDEPEMAKLSPIKYAHDEHAIFGNEAIEFFIDPNHTHDAYYQLAFNVTGSLYDGEREATVWNSDSQVRTFLGDQFWSVEIAVPWGPMKGQPAPGKVVGFNICRDRNIGDKTWSNWARVQGGFHDPERFAHLVLSGTPEMIGKLSREFRKSGRTGAIVVYSSAGFAETSYVKLAEAAFAEVQKLLGSLDQTRREEKDAAAAEEIGRRLADYAAKVAGLQRQSQGKLDAATWTRLDLSLQQIVGELNHIVWEARLTALLNGI, encoded by the coding sequence ATGAAGCGCATCAGCATCTCCCTGCTGTTTGTGGCCCTGGCCGTGCCGGTCCTGGCCGCCGACAGCCTGCCGATCAACGTCTATCCCTGTCCAAGGGCCGACGCCGCCGTACAGCTCGACGGCAAGCTGGACGACGCCGCCTGGCAGCAGGCGCCCGTCGTCTCAGGCTTCACCTACTTCGGCAAGGAAACGCTGGTCCCGGTCCAGACCTCGTTCCGCCTGCTGTGGGACGAGCAGTTCCTGTACCTGGGCGTACACTGCGACGAGCCGGAGATGGCCAAGCTCAGCCCCATCAAGTACGCGCACGACGAGCACGCGATCTTCGGCAATGAGGCCATCGAGTTCTTCATTGACCCGAACCACACGCATGACGCGTACTACCAGTTGGCCTTCAACGTCACGGGCAGCCTGTACGACGGCGAGCGCGAGGCGACGGTATGGAACAGCGACTCGCAGGTGCGGACCTTCCTGGGCGACCAGTTCTGGTCCGTCGAGATCGCGGTGCCGTGGGGCCCCATGAAGGGCCAGCCCGCGCCGGGCAAGGTAGTAGGCTTCAACATCTGCCGCGACCGGAACATCGGGGACAAGACGTGGAGCAACTGGGCGCGCGTGCAGGGCGGCTTCCACGATCCGGAGCGCTTCGCGCACCTGGTGCTGTCGGGCACGCCCGAGATGATCGGCAAGCTATCGCGCGAGTTCCGCAAGAGCGGGCGCACCGGCGCAATTGTCGTCTATAGTTCCGCCGGGTTCGCGGAGACCAGCTACGTGAAGCTGGCCGAGGCAGCTTTCGCCGAGGTGCAGAAGCTGCTGGGGAGCCTGGACCAGACACGCCGCGAGGAGAAGGACGCCGCCGCTGCCGAGGAGATCGGGCGCCGCCTGGCGGACTATGCCGCCAAGGTGGCGGGCCTGCAGCGCCAGAGCCAGGGCAAGCTCGATGCTGCCACGTGGACGCGGCTGGACCTGTCGCTCCAGCAGATCGTCGGCGAGTTGAACCACATCGTGTGGGAGGCGCGGCTGACGGCGCTGCTGAACGGCATCTGA
- a CDS encoding B12-binding domain-containing radical SAM protein, with amino-acid sequence MSRVLFVHPRKVTPENPVPHLGLASLARRLLDSGHEVLVLDEAFLPEGSVPPLTQVVESFAPDVIGFSVYTATLDSTLEYIRRARESSSAAILAGGPHATLFPQQLAASGAVDCVVRGEAEDVIVTVVEAARRAETCQVVRAPLVDVKSLPWPDYTHFVGWESVTIYPVNTSRGCPFDCSFCAVAQITSRKWRARDPDDCAAEVAAARRLLPALRELKVTDDCPTCMPEHFRTFLKSLAAQEQPPLHLVVDNVRADRVDEEFVQLAKAAGATEICLGVESGDPDVFAMVNKKETLEDVARAARLVTERGLDLALCFIIGLPGDTFKRSGASVRFAQRLGATKIFWNMMHPFPGTAAYAWFEEHGARIDPPRTYTSYDTHQLEVAEPAVETPEFTKHERKRAYFRAAVETDQFVCDDTALGHLLQGAVRYRLPGPVLRALRRHGGPAGRRFLGRIKRRLMRYAGKAGG; translated from the coding sequence ATGTCCCGCGTATTGTTCGTCCATCCCCGCAAAGTCACGCCCGAGAACCCGGTACCGCACCTGGGTCTCGCCAGCCTCGCGCGGCGACTGCTGGACAGTGGACACGAGGTGCTGGTCCTCGACGAGGCGTTCCTGCCCGAGGGGTCAGTCCCGCCGCTGACACAGGTCGTCGAGAGCTTCGCCCCCGATGTCATCGGCTTCTCGGTGTACACCGCCACCCTCGACAGCACGCTGGAGTACATTCGCCGCGCCCGGGAGAGTTCGTCCGCGGCCATCCTGGCCGGCGGCCCGCACGCCACCCTCTTCCCCCAGCAACTGGCCGCCAGCGGCGCGGTGGACTGTGTCGTGAGGGGGGAAGCGGAGGACGTCATCGTCACGGTGGTCGAGGCGGCGCGCCGGGCAGAGACGTGCCAGGTGGTGCGCGCGCCCCTCGTGGATGTGAAGTCACTGCCCTGGCCGGACTACACGCACTTTGTCGGCTGGGAGAGCGTCACGATCTACCCGGTCAATACCAGCCGGGGGTGCCCGTTCGACTGCAGCTTCTGCGCGGTTGCCCAGATCACGTCGCGGAAGTGGCGCGCGCGCGATCCCGACGACTGCGCGGCCGAGGTGGCCGCTGCCCGCCGGCTGCTGCCGGCTCTGCGCGAGCTGAAGGTCACCGACGACTGCCCGACCTGCATGCCCGAGCACTTCAGGACATTCCTCAAGAGCCTCGCGGCCCAGGAGCAGCCGCCGCTGCACCTGGTGGTGGATAATGTGCGCGCCGACCGGGTGGACGAGGAGTTCGTGCAGTTGGCGAAGGCCGCCGGCGCCACTGAGATCTGCCTGGGGGTTGAGAGCGGCGACCCGGATGTCTTCGCCATGGTGAACAAGAAGGAGACCCTCGAGGACGTGGCCCGGGCCGCGCGGCTGGTCACGGAGCGCGGTCTCGACCTGGCCCTGTGCTTCATCATCGGTCTCCCCGGAGACACCTTCAAGCGGTCGGGGGCGTCCGTCCGTTTCGCCCAGCGCCTCGGCGCCACCAAGATCTTCTGGAACATGATGCACCCGTTTCCCGGCACCGCAGCGTATGCGTGGTTCGAGGAGCACGGGGCGCGGATTGACCCGCCGCGCACCTATACCTCCTATGACACTCATCAGCTGGAGGTCGCCGAGCCGGCCGTGGAGACGCCGGAGTTCACCAAGCACGAGCGCAAGCGAGCGTACTTCCGCGCGGCGGTGGAGACAGACCAGTTCGTGTGCGATGACACAGCGCTGGGGCACCTGCTGCAAGGCGCTGTGCGATACCGCCTCCCCGGCCCCGTCCTGCGGGCCCTGCGCCGCCACGGCGGTCCGGCCGGGCGCCGTTTCCTCGGGCGCATCAAGCGCCGCCTCATGAGATACGCCGGCAAGGCCGGAGGGTAG
- a CDS encoding beta-galactosidase trimerization domain-containing protein, with protein sequence MRHLALLLAAFLVGSCAVAQDVAELEGDHNPNPVFATPHTDWASPYALGKTRVLYFCRGHGCDPREAIELKQRFDLDLQMVFWGRIVDSTNEGWHGAENGIRRMSRLLTQKWDCFVFMDVAPEKMPVEQQFPLVKALTQGAGLVLLGTDDKRILKDKNKLADLPAFLADVPAVEAFTIKNGRGVRLPKRPGIDYRPGWEVEYDEWDMRLGKAVLWAADKEPKLSLTLTPKAAELARDTLPAQAVDIAWQGATDTSGRTRLTLTLRRSDGAIQRLAEPAIKSETSPGTPLQLPLVRCGDYFLDAIAREGKDVIGFASVPLKIVDDLSITELTLDREWAEVGESLAGSVALSQPLTGKQSLTLSVFDARGREISRVPNLPWGQGRKFQLKVQPWWPMLVRLQATVVDGGQEVTFAWKPAHVVKRHRGQFNFVMWDIPSGNLAPWAEQILARTGVTVHLSSGQRPPDFVAANEIAWVPYTTRILTPKDDKGVMKPACWNDEPMVQAHVDKIVSNYVPSRRHGVFVYSLGDEGDVRGSCLSPYCLAAYQRYLQSEYQDIAALNASWGTTYASFADVQLGRTDDNEEADSLRAGNFPRWYDRQAYQSHNFCKLCERFGKGFRAIDPQSRCGFEGAGTFGAADDLDGFVRSNTFWSPYPGTADEVVRSIAPRDFPRSNWMGYTKDADSLLEKYWRMITRGCDSVWWWRWDCINRFHGWISPNLDPYPAVQEILRDTQIVRDGLGDLLLQSEMQTDGVGILYSQPSAYAAKVQNSPTFGSYESNHAACHAALRDLGLNFRYFTDRQMRLGEVDLSKFRVIFLPMTQAMGAQEAQLFRQYVQNGGTLIADVRPAIYDGHVKPLGAGQLDDVFGLKRTGVGDAQIADGTLKAPGAGGKPEPLDLTKVRVDPGVTAAGASSAGTAGSVPLLLTNRFGKGSAVLLNLAMATFPSLSAQATPESAAVVLRTVLGAAQVSPALRLVNAQGERVRNIEITRWRNGRVQIVSLFRHAGQPEPARLTLPQAMYAYDLKHHKDLGKQQTFSLTITPYRAVFLALSPAPLQPATLQAARAVARGGVQQVRVASALAQGQQAVKLTVKLPGGAEADWADQVVVVGKAGATVAVPVAFNDPAGSWTVSATDLYTGKTTSAQFSVK encoded by the coding sequence ATGAGGCACTTGGCTCTGCTACTCGCTGCGTTCCTGGTCGGGTCCTGCGCCGTGGCGCAGGACGTGGCCGAACTGGAGGGGGATCACAACCCCAACCCGGTCTTCGCCACGCCGCACACGGACTGGGCCAGCCCGTATGCCCTCGGGAAGACCCGCGTGCTGTACTTCTGCCGCGGCCATGGCTGCGACCCGCGCGAGGCCATCGAGCTCAAGCAGCGGTTCGACCTGGACCTGCAGATGGTCTTCTGGGGCCGCATCGTGGACAGCACCAACGAGGGCTGGCACGGGGCCGAGAACGGCATCCGTCGCATGTCCCGCCTGCTCACCCAGAAGTGGGACTGCTTCGTCTTCATGGATGTCGCCCCCGAGAAGATGCCGGTGGAGCAGCAGTTCCCGCTGGTGAAGGCCCTCACGCAGGGGGCCGGGCTGGTGCTGCTGGGGACGGACGACAAGCGGATCCTCAAGGACAAGAACAAGCTGGCAGACCTGCCGGCGTTCCTGGCCGACGTTCCCGCGGTGGAGGCCTTCACGATCAAGAACGGGCGCGGTGTGCGCCTGCCGAAGCGGCCGGGCATTGACTACCGCCCGGGGTGGGAAGTGGAGTACGACGAGTGGGACATGCGGCTGGGCAAGGCCGTGCTGTGGGCGGCGGACAAGGAACCCAAACTCAGCCTGACGCTGACACCGAAGGCGGCGGAACTCGCGCGGGACACGCTGCCGGCGCAGGCCGTGGACATCGCCTGGCAGGGCGCCACCGACACCTCGGGCAGAACACGTCTGACGCTGACCCTCCGGCGCAGTGACGGTGCGATCCAGCGACTGGCGGAGCCTGCGATCAAGTCCGAGACCAGCCCCGGCACGCCGCTGCAGCTCCCGCTGGTCCGCTGCGGGGACTACTTCCTGGATGCCATCGCACGCGAGGGCAAGGACGTCATCGGCTTCGCCAGCGTGCCGCTGAAGATCGTGGACGACCTCTCCATCACAGAGCTGACGCTCGACCGCGAGTGGGCGGAGGTAGGGGAGAGCCTCGCCGGCTCGGTCGCGCTCTCCCAGCCCCTGACCGGCAAGCAGAGCCTCACGCTGAGCGTCTTCGACGCCCGGGGCCGCGAGATCAGCCGCGTGCCCAATCTGCCATGGGGACAGGGGCGGAAGTTCCAGCTCAAGGTGCAGCCGTGGTGGCCGATGCTGGTGCGCCTGCAGGCCACGGTGGTGGACGGCGGGCAGGAGGTCACTTTCGCCTGGAAGCCCGCCCATGTCGTGAAGCGCCATCGCGGGCAGTTCAACTTCGTGATGTGGGACATCCCCTCGGGCAATCTCGCGCCATGGGCCGAGCAGATCCTTGCTCGCACCGGCGTGACGGTGCATCTGAGCAGCGGCCAGCGCCCGCCCGACTTCGTGGCCGCCAACGAGATCGCGTGGGTGCCGTACACCACCCGCATCCTCACACCCAAGGACGACAAGGGCGTGATGAAGCCGGCGTGCTGGAATGACGAGCCGATGGTCCAGGCCCATGTGGACAAGATCGTGTCGAACTATGTCCCCTCGCGCCGGCACGGCGTGTTTGTCTACTCGCTGGGTGATGAGGGCGATGTGCGCGGCTCGTGTCTGAGCCCTTACTGCTTGGCGGCCTACCAGCGCTACCTGCAGAGCGAGTACCAGGACATCGCCGCGCTGAACGCCTCGTGGGGCACGACCTACGCCAGCTTCGCCGACGTGCAGCTGGGACGGACCGACGACAACGAGGAGGCCGACTCACTGCGGGCCGGCAACTTCCCGCGCTGGTACGACCGGCAGGCCTACCAGTCCCACAACTTCTGCAAGCTCTGCGAGCGGTTCGGCAAGGGCTTCCGCGCGATTGACCCGCAGAGCCGCTGCGGCTTCGAGGGCGCCGGCACGTTCGGCGCCGCGGACGATCTGGACGGCTTCGTGCGGTCCAACACCTTCTGGTCACCCTACCCGGGGACGGCCGATGAGGTCGTGCGCTCGATCGCCCCGCGCGACTTCCCGCGCTCGAACTGGATGGGCTACACCAAAGACGCCGACTCGCTGCTGGAGAAGTATTGGCGCATGATCACGCGCGGCTGCGACTCGGTCTGGTGGTGGCGCTGGGACTGCATCAACCGCTTCCACGGGTGGATCTCGCCCAACCTCGACCCCTACCCTGCGGTGCAGGAGATCCTGCGCGACACGCAGATCGTGCGCGACGGCCTGGGCGACTTGCTGCTGCAATCCGAGATGCAGACCGATGGCGTCGGCATCCTCTACTCGCAGCCCTCGGCGTACGCGGCGAAGGTGCAGAACTCACCCACCTTCGGTAGCTACGAGAGCAACCACGCCGCCTGCCACGCGGCCCTGCGCGACCTCGGCCTGAACTTCCGCTACTTCACCGATCGCCAGATGCGCCTGGGGGAGGTGGACCTGAGCAAGTTCAGGGTCATCTTCCTGCCCATGACGCAGGCCATGGGCGCGCAGGAGGCCCAGCTCTTCCGCCAGTACGTGCAGAATGGCGGCACGCTCATCGCCGACGTGCGCCCGGCCATCTATGACGGCCACGTCAAGCCGCTGGGCGCCGGCCAGTTGGACGATGTCTTCGGCCTCAAGCGCACGGGCGTAGGCGACGCGCAGATCGCCGACGGGACGCTCAAGGCGCCCGGCGCCGGTGGCAAGCCCGAGCCGCTGGACCTCACCAAGGTGCGCGTGGATCCGGGCGTGACCGCAGCGGGCGCTTCGTCCGCCGGCACGGCCGGGAGCGTTCCGCTGCTGCTGACCAACCGCTTCGGCAAAGGCTCGGCGGTGCTGCTGAACCTGGCGATGGCCACCTTCCCGTCGCTCAGCGCCCAGGCCACCCCCGAGAGCGCGGCAGTCGTGCTGCGCACCGTGCTGGGCGCGGCACAGGTGTCGCCGGCACTCCGCCTGGTCAACGCGCAGGGCGAGCGCGTGCGTAACATCGAGATCACGCGCTGGCGCAACGGCCGGGTGCAGATCGTCTCGCTCTTCCGGCACGCGGGCCAGCCCGAGCCGGCGAGGCTGACGCTGCCGCAGGCCATGTACGCCTACGACCTCAAGCACCACAAGGACCTCGGCAAGCAGCAGACCTTCAGCCTGACCATCACGCCCTACCGGGCCGTGTTCCTGGCGCTGTCGCCCGCGCCGCTGCAGCCCGCCACGCTGCAGGCGGCCCGGGCCGTCGCCCGGGGAGGCGTGCAGCAGGTGCGCGTCGCCTCTGCCCTGGCGCAGGGGCAGCAGGCCGTGAAGCTGACGGTGAAGCTCCCCGGCGGCGCGGAAGCGGACTGGGCGGATCAGGTCGTCGTGGTCGGCAAGGCCGGGGCAACCGTCGCGGTACCGGTGGCGTTCAACGACCCGGCGGGGTCTTGGACAGTCAGCGCCACCGACCTGTACACGGGCAAGACTACGAGCGCGCAGTTCAGCGTCAAGTAG
- a CDS encoding class I SAM-dependent methyltransferase has product MPAERDFLAETLRRYPDLPEYALWRAIELRLLSRLTFAEPILDLGCGDGGFVELLFGGGRDIVGLDAEAQVLPHARRTGMYREVLEADATRLPFPDATFASLLSNCVLEHIPDDAAAVREMGRVLRPGGLAALTVPSTQLREGLYTYRQLLARGRQEEAEQYLRDFDVRVAHHHYHSVEEWRELLGAAGMTVESVEGYLPAPVVSVWDRLENYLLQPAYRLLSHKKLALIILLPGRLRRWLTYRFLRRYYLMDANLESYHGALLIVARKV; this is encoded by the coding sequence ATGCCTGCCGAGAGGGACTTCCTCGCCGAGACTCTGCGCCGCTATCCCGACCTGCCCGAGTACGCCCTCTGGCGCGCCATCGAGCTACGCCTGCTGAGTCGCCTCACCTTCGCCGAGCCCATCCTGGACCTGGGGTGCGGCGACGGCGGCTTCGTCGAACTGCTCTTTGGCGGCGGTCGGGACATCGTGGGCCTCGATGCGGAAGCGCAGGTCCTGCCCCACGCCCGGAGGACCGGCATGTACCGCGAGGTGCTGGAGGCCGATGCCACGAGGCTTCCCTTCCCCGACGCCACGTTCGCCAGCCTCCTGTCCAACTGCGTGCTGGAACACATCCCCGATGACGCCGCTGCCGTGCGGGAGATGGGCCGCGTGCTCCGCCCCGGTGGCCTCGCCGCGCTCACCGTACCCAGCACGCAGTTGCGCGAGGGCCTCTACACCTACCGGCAGTTACTGGCGCGGGGGAGGCAGGAGGAGGCCGAGCAGTACTTGCGGGACTTCGATGTGCGGGTGGCCCATCACCACTACCATTCCGTCGAGGAGTGGCGGGAGCTGCTGGGCGCCGCGGGCATGACCGTGGAGAGTGTGGAGGGCTACCTGCCCGCGCCCGTCGTCTCGGTGTGGGATCGCCTGGAGAACTATCTGCTGCAACCGGCCTACCGCCTGCTGTCGCACAAGAAGCTGGCCCTGATCATTCTGCTCCCAGGGCGGTTGCGGCGTTGGCTGACCTACCGTTTCCTCCGACGGTACTACCTCATGGACGCGAACCTGGAGTCCTACCACGGCGCCCTGCTGATCGTGGCGCGGAAGGTGTGA